One region of Desulfovibrio sp. JC010 genomic DNA includes:
- a CDS encoding cytochrome c — translation MNRKVICILGCVLMVLAMASMATAFGGGNARKGKFLYRKHCRSCHGATASDLSPSTKTQAEWTEIFSDTSKIKCSPDWKNVKEKDINDIFTYLHDYAKDSPSPAKCS, via the coding sequence ATGAATCGCAAGGTAATCTGTATTCTGGGTTGTGTCCTGATGGTCCTGGCCATGGCCAGCATGGCTACTGCTTTTGGCGGCGGTAACGCCCGAAAAGGTAAGTTTTTGTATCGCAAGCACTGCCGCTCCTGTCATGGAGCTACAGCATCTGATTTGAGCCCCAGCACCAAGACTCAGGCTGAGTGGACTGAGATTTTCTCCGATACTTCCAAGATAAAGTGTTCCCCTGATTGGAAGAACGTTAAGGAAAAGGATATCAACGATATTTTCACCTATCTGCATGACTACGCCAAGGATTCCCCGTCCCCGGCAAAGTGCAGCTAG
- a CDS encoding site-specific integrase produces MAKWSSVKDEFGKNCGVRYRTHETRKHGIMADRYYAIRFQVNGKRVEEGYGWASNGISEKMAIEKAKELKAKARAGETNFRLRHEKEAQIQAELEESLKGSIDQLFNAYVADLKGKGKKSWKEVQRALLTGKYAAVNFLGRDVKAKHITPKHIQALLKETYKRGPSMASHLRGYLHSAFSYGIVREHDYTRAAQEITFDISNNPVAAIPKDSKAEKVGERVLTPEELKIVWHECNQPAIKLIIATGGQRVLEILECKRTEFDLEENLWIIPAERVKNGREHVVPLTERAKEIVISRKSKYLHLFPNAGRPSDPREIPSLGRAVTRFCKRVDMKHWTPRDLRRTVRTMLADQQVPSYLLNIHFNHGKQEVGEKHYDRSSHLAEKLEVMGVWERTLSSYGI; encoded by the coding sequence ATGGCAAAGTGGAGCAGCGTTAAGGATGAGTTCGGCAAGAACTGCGGTGTACGCTACCGCACACACGAAACCCGCAAGCATGGAATCATGGCTGACAGATATTACGCCATTCGGTTTCAGGTGAACGGCAAGCGTGTTGAAGAGGGCTACGGCTGGGCCTCAAACGGTATATCTGAAAAGATGGCCATCGAAAAAGCTAAGGAGCTGAAAGCAAAGGCCCGTGCCGGGGAAACCAATTTTCGCCTCAGACATGAAAAAGAAGCCCAGATTCAAGCCGAGCTTGAAGAATCCCTCAAAGGCTCCATAGACCAGCTTTTCAACGCTTACGTTGCCGATCTCAAGGGCAAGGGTAAGAAGTCATGGAAAGAGGTTCAACGCGCCCTTCTCACTGGCAAGTATGCCGCGGTAAACTTTCTAGGCCGGGACGTAAAAGCCAAGCACATTACACCGAAGCATATACAGGCTCTTTTGAAGGAAACCTATAAGCGCGGCCCGTCCATGGCCTCACACCTCCGGGGTTACCTGCATAGTGCTTTCAGTTATGGAATTGTCCGCGAACACGACTACACCCGCGCGGCGCAGGAAATCACTTTCGACATCAGCAACAACCCCGTTGCCGCTATTCCCAAAGATTCAAAGGCTGAAAAGGTCGGTGAACGAGTTCTTACACCTGAAGAGCTTAAAATCGTCTGGCACGAGTGCAACCAGCCAGCAATCAAGCTGATTATTGCTACTGGCGGTCAGCGCGTGCTTGAAATTCTGGAGTGTAAAAGAACTGAATTTGATCTTGAAGAAAATCTTTGGATTATCCCCGCCGAAAGAGTCAAAAATGGCCGTGAACACGTTGTTCCGCTCACAGAAAGGGCAAAAGAGATAGTCATATCCAGAAAATCAAAATATCTGCACTTGTTCCCCAATGCAGGCCGTCCAAGTGATCCGCGCGAGATCCCCAGCTTAGGCCGCGCCGTAACCAGATTCTGCAAGCGCGTAGACATGAAGCACTGGACCCCGCGCGACCTGCGCCGAACAGTCAGAACCATGCTCGCCGACCAGCAAGTACCAAGCTACTTGCTCAACATCCATTTCAACCACGGCAAGCAGGAAGTCGGCGAAAAGCACTATGACAGATCTTCACATCTGGCTGAGAAGTTGGAGGTTATGGGGGTATGGGAGAGAACTTTAAGCTCATATGGGATTTAA
- a CDS encoding 4Fe-4S dicluster domain-containing protein: MSKTVQLAMVIDSSKCIDCKGCMASCKVANDVPEGQWRNWIKASVPDFVSGRPRTHFQPGGCMHCDNPTCVQACPTGATFKDKTDGTVRIDTALCIGCGNCMPACPYDARFRNEITRKADKCDFCADRRAQGLLPACVDTCPTKARVFGDINDPDSEAYRLLQENKGKLVRVINAKSDTKPNMIYLGETAPLEWPVEARMPSSMDVLTTMVNPLVKTVVGLSGLGVAVMLGRQLLVGSDDHDDSQSKGGDV, from the coding sequence ATGAGTAAGACTGTACAACTCGCAATGGTCATCGATTCGTCAAAGTGCATAGACTGCAAGGGCTGCATGGCCTCCTGCAAGGTTGCCAATGACGTGCCCGAAGGGCAGTGGCGCAACTGGATCAAGGCTTCGGTGCCGGATTTCGTATCCGGCAGGCCGAGGACCCATTTCCAGCCCGGCGGCTGCATGCATTGCGACAATCCCACCTGTGTTCAGGCCTGTCCCACCGGGGCAACATTTAAGGATAAGACTGACGGTACCGTTCGCATCGACACTGCTTTGTGCATCGGGTGCGGCAACTGTATGCCCGCCTGCCCGTATGATGCCCGGTTCCGTAACGAAATTACCCGCAAGGCTGACAAGTGCGATTTCTGCGCCGACCGCCGTGCGCAGGGATTGCTTCCGGCCTGTGTGGACACCTGTCCCACCAAGGCCCGCGTTTTCGGCGACATCAATGATCCCGATTCTGAAGCCTACAGACTGCTTCAGGAAAACAAGGGCAAGCTGGTCAGGGTGATTAATGCCAAGTCGGACACCAAACCGAACATGATCTATCTCGGCGAAACCGCTCCGCTGGAATGGCCTGTGGAAGCAAGAATGCCTTCATCTATGGACGTGCTGACCACTATGGTCAACCCGTTGGTCAAGACTGTGGTAGGACTTTCCGGGCTGGGTGTGGCGGTCATGCTGGGCCGTCAGCTTCTGGTGGGTTCCGATGATCATGACGACTCCCAAAGCAAGGGAGGTGATGTGTAA
- a CDS encoding ribbon-helix-helix protein, CopG family, with translation MKEKREIFRLDEELANLLEDKAAEKGQNKSALIRDLVKSGLYDLDEAAIEQLKLIFKTLIELKKGFGQIGGNLNQIAYHLNSEGRLVPAELQQNHEELQELFAETVSSVNEAFREIRKLI, from the coding sequence ATGAAAGAGAAAAGAGAGATATTCAGATTAGACGAAGAGCTGGCAAATCTTTTGGAAGATAAGGCCGCTGAAAAGGGACAGAATAAATCTGCTTTGATTCGAGATCTGGTGAAATCTGGTCTTTATGATTTGGATGAGGCAGCGATTGAACAATTAAAGCTGATCTTTAAAACGTTGATAGAACTTAAGAAGGGCTTTGGGCAGATCGGGGGCAACCTGAACCAGATTGCTTATCACCTAAACTCTGAAGGGAGGCTTGTTCCCGCAGAGTTGCAACAAAACCATGAAGAGCTTCAAGAGCTTTTCGCTGAAACGGTAAGCAGCGTAAATGAAGCGTTTAGAGAGATTCGAAAATTAATATGA
- a CDS encoding radical SAM/SPASM domain-containing protein, which translates to MKLDHGLLKKIQRQFNFESKSISEGIKNKTYPSSYNFPIGIQLELTEKCNLYCKHCYNASGGAVKEECLNVDDWKRVTSRIIDAGGVFQCIISGGEPLLLGDDLIDIMSPLHDDGSGFILITNGYLVDSDWINRLKEFRYFWVQVSIDGVCEKVHDDFRGKRGSWEKAKNAALLFSGAGFPLRIAHTVTPYNLKDLTSFIRFAYHLGASSVVCGDVMLSGRANLNQDLLLSRKELSEMYDQIELLQDEYAGRMAILPSSPPSLDLVLKSSKPNGSVIIRPNGDVRLDCTLPFVIGNVLEDDLLTIWNDKGISCWENEDVVKYISDKQNGILTHVNHCDNDFRI; encoded by the coding sequence ATGAAGTTAGATCATGGGCTACTGAAGAAGATTCAGAGGCAGTTTAATTTTGAGTCCAAGTCTATATCTGAAGGTATTAAAAATAAAACCTATCCATCCTCCTATAACTTTCCTATAGGAATTCAGTTAGAATTAACTGAGAAATGTAATCTGTATTGTAAACATTGTTACAATGCTTCAGGAGGTGCTGTAAAAGAGGAATGTTTGAATGTTGACGATTGGAAAAGGGTTACGTCACGTATCATAGACGCAGGCGGCGTATTTCAGTGTATCATTTCGGGAGGTGAGCCTCTTCTTCTTGGGGATGATCTTATCGATATAATGAGTCCATTGCATGATGATGGGAGTGGTTTCATCTTGATTACTAATGGATATTTAGTAGATAGTGATTGGATTAATAGGTTAAAAGAATTTCGTTATTTCTGGGTTCAAGTCTCAATTGATGGGGTTTGTGAAAAGGTTCATGACGATTTCCGAGGAAAAAGAGGAAGCTGGGAAAAAGCTAAGAATGCAGCCCTTCTGTTTTCTGGGGCTGGATTTCCATTGCGCATTGCGCACACAGTTACTCCATATAATTTGAAAGATCTTACCTCGTTCATCAGGTTTGCATATCATTTAGGGGCATCCTCTGTTGTTTGTGGAGATGTGATGCTAAGTGGTCGTGCAAATTTGAATCAAGATTTATTATTATCGCGGAAAGAACTTTCTGAAATGTATGATCAAATTGAGCTATTGCAAGATGAGTATGCAGGAAGAATGGCTATATTGCCTAGTTCTCCACCGAGTTTAGATTTAGTTCTCAAAAGTTCAAAGCCTAATGGTAGTGTGATTATTCGTCCGAATGGGGATGTTCGGTTGGATTGCACTCTTCCTTTTGTTATCGGTAATGTGTTAGAGGATGATTTGCTTACGATATGGAATGATAAAGGCATTTCATGTTGGGAAAATGAGGATGTCGTAAAATATATCAGTGATAAACAAAACGGCATTCTGACACATGTTAACCATTGTGATAATGATTTTAGAATTTGA
- a CDS encoding molybdopterin-dependent oxidoreductase: MEVEVAKDKTRLSRRDFFKASGMLAAAAAGSAPVLGGLQAASAQVTTTSGNWESAFSACDMCFNKCGCIARVQDGVIKKLDPNPKFLKSRGMLCARGNAGVAQMYDPDRLKHPLLRKGERGEGKWQRIPWDEAIDLMVEKMQDIRKRYTPCGHLFSAGADLQSKFVGRFAEVYGSYNVTSHESLCLLSGSRAFLDTYGEVPFADVLNSKYIIMAGANRFEALVTPDSIDLMTAMQKGSKLVVLDPRYTKTAALADEWYAIRPGTDMVFMLALAHVIINEELYDKKWIAEKTYGIEQLREHVQKYDPRFAAEECGIPAQDIARIARELAAAAPASMIYPGRRTSDYKNSTQIRRSFAIVNGLLGNWDQPGGLLAAREVGLKGVPYDAPWYDDNPDDRIDAHKVPMMFEHDGSFVITRDAVLEGKPYPIKGWFVYKTNPMGTAPNRAKTMEMCKSMEFMTVVDIAMSDTAWMADLVLPAPSYLERQDPASGLQGSVACACVVQRDPVVPALYESRPVFDVLKDVAGKLELGEYFDFTIEEYRKKQLRELPGAEAAFKKDGVYYNPSKVYGIYEDRVYKTLSKKVEFYNQRYAKMGVDPMPVYTPPAKPPKNRFRMVIGRSASVTQTSSQNNAVLHQITGPNTLWLNTKAAEKLGIKPGDMVEVSSSVGKGELKVEITDGIVEDTVYMLSGFGPLSPQLSLIFGEGASMAAVLEEGYDEICGNAAMHETFVSVTRKVAS; encoded by the coding sequence ATGGAGGTGGAAGTGGCTAAAGACAAGACCAGGCTTTCCCGCCGTGACTTTTTTAAGGCCTCCGGGATGCTGGCCGCTGCCGCAGCCGGGAGTGCTCCCGTACTGGGCGGATTGCAAGCAGCGTCCGCGCAGGTCACTACAACTTCAGGCAACTGGGAGTCCGCTTTCTCTGCCTGTGATATGTGCTTCAATAAGTGCGGTTGCATCGCCCGTGTTCAGGACGGTGTAATCAAGAAGCTCGATCCCAACCCCAAATTTCTCAAGTCCAGAGGTATGCTTTGCGCCCGTGGTAATGCGGGTGTTGCTCAGATGTATGACCCCGACCGTCTCAAGCACCCCCTGCTTCGCAAGGGAGAGCGCGGCGAGGGCAAGTGGCAGCGCATTCCGTGGGATGAGGCCATCGACCTGATGGTTGAGAAGATGCAGGACATCCGCAAGAGGTATACCCCCTGCGGGCATCTCTTTTCTGCCGGGGCTGATTTGCAATCCAAGTTTGTGGGCCGTTTTGCCGAAGTCTACGGTTCATACAACGTTACTTCCCACGAATCTCTCTGTCTCTTGAGCGGAAGCCGTGCCTTTCTCGATACCTATGGCGAAGTTCCTTTCGCTGATGTGCTTAACAGCAAGTACATCATTATGGCCGGGGCCAACCGTTTTGAGGCATTGGTCACTCCGGATTCCATCGACCTGATGACTGCCATGCAGAAGGGCAGCAAGCTTGTGGTGCTTGACCCGCGTTATACCAAGACCGCCGCGCTGGCCGACGAATGGTACGCCATCCGTCCGGGTACGGATATGGTCTTCATGCTCGCACTGGCTCACGTCATTATTAATGAAGAGCTTTACGACAAGAAGTGGATTGCCGAGAAGACCTACGGCATTGAGCAGCTTCGCGAACATGTGCAGAAGTATGATCCGCGTTTTGCCGCTGAAGAATGCGGCATTCCGGCGCAGGACATCGCTCGCATCGCCCGCGAGCTTGCTGCTGCCGCTCCGGCGTCCATGATCTATCCGGGCCGCCGTACTTCCGATTATAAAAATTCCACCCAGATCCGGCGCAGCTTCGCCATTGTGAATGGGCTGCTCGGTAACTGGGACCAGCCCGGCGGACTTCTTGCCGCCCGTGAAGTGGGCCTCAAGGGCGTTCCTTACGATGCCCCGTGGTATGACGATAACCCGGATGACCGCATCGATGCCCACAAGGTGCCCATGATGTTCGAGCATGACGGCTCTTTCGTCATCACCCGTGACGCGGTGCTGGAAGGCAAGCCGTACCCCATTAAGGGCTGGTTTGTTTACAAGACCAATCCCATGGGAACCGCTCCCAACCGGGCCAAGACCATGGAAATGTGCAAGTCCATGGAGTTCATGACCGTTGTGGACATCGCCATGAGCGACACCGCATGGATGGCCGATCTCGTACTGCCCGCACCCAGTTATCTGGAACGGCAGGACCCGGCTTCCGGTTTGCAGGGGTCCGTGGCCTGTGCCTGCGTTGTACAGCGTGATCCGGTTGTTCCGGCACTTTATGAATCCCGCCCGGTCTTTGATGTTCTCAAGGACGTGGCCGGAAAGCTGGAGCTTGGCGAATACTTTGATTTCACCATTGAAGAATACCGCAAGAAGCAGCTCCGTGAACTGCCCGGTGCGGAAGCAGCTTTTAAGAAAGACGGCGTCTACTACAATCCCAGTAAGGTCTACGGAATTTACGAGGACCGGGTTTACAAGACCCTCAGTAAAAAGGTTGAATTCTACAACCAGCGTTACGCAAAGATGGGCGTGGACCCCATGCCTGTCTACACTCCTCCGGCCAAGCCGCCCAAGAACAGGTTTCGCATGGTCATCGGGCGCAGTGCTTCCGTTACCCAGACCTCGTCCCAGAATAACGCTGTGCTGCACCAGATCACCGGACCCAACACCCTCTGGTTGAACACCAAGGCCGCGGAAAAGCTGGGCATCAAGCCCGGTGATATGGTTGAAGTTTCAAGTTCCGTGGGCAAGGGTGAACTTAAGGTCGAGATTACCGACGGTATTGTTGAGGATACCGTGTACATGCTTTCCGGTTTCGGCCCCCTGTCGCCGCAACTGAGTCTTATCTTCGGCGAAGGAGCCAGTATGGCTGCGGTGCTTGAGGAAGGTTATGATGAAATCTGCGGTAATGCGGCCATGCATGAAACATTCGTTTCCGTAACAAGGAAGGTGGCCTCATGA
- a CDS encoding PqqD family protein codes for MFTYFKDLVPHPIYLKKRYDERTSFTTITNLDLEIFFLNETSSFFLNCVDSLKTINSIVDLFVEEYDVSKDVVSNDIIELVRDLQWKKIIVLNE; via the coding sequence ATGTTCACGTATTTTAAGGATCTAGTTCCACATCCAATATATCTTAAAAAAAGGTACGATGAGAGAACGTCATTCACCACGATTACAAATTTAGATTTGGAGATTTTTTTTCTAAATGAAACTAGCTCATTCTTTCTTAATTGTGTGGATTCATTAAAGACAATAAATTCTATAGTGGATTTATTTGTAGAAGAGTATGATGTCTCTAAAGATGTTGTTAGTAATGACATCATTGAATTAGTCCGAGATTTGCAGTGGAAAAAAATTATTGTTCTTAATGAATAG
- a CDS encoding formate dehydrogenase subunit gamma has translation MTQRQYKRHDRSDIFIHWFNAVCWFLLLVTGLGLFGNPEIDPLGSGYPAFMRSLVGGGGNLLTIHVTLGFIWAGGLLLYMLINLKGAIFFLKEVFMVDPARDIIWMIRKMILMTAGPKLLGKNSELPDQGYYNMGQKAFAQASVVGGIVIVITGIIMFLSDRTLGPEHMALVSWSITLHYLAVGLVFAGLLVHIYMAAISPEEKPGFRSMFTGHVPEDYAKHHHKLWYDKVKDNPSSEV, from the coding sequence ATGACTCAGAGACAATACAAGCGGCATGACCGCTCGGACATTTTTATTCACTGGTTCAATGCGGTCTGCTGGTTTCTGTTGCTGGTTACCGGGCTGGGCCTTTTCGGCAACCCGGAAATTGATCCGCTGGGGTCCGGTTATCCGGCTTTCATGCGCTCACTGGTGGGCGGTGGCGGCAACCTGCTGACCATCCACGTAACCCTCGGTTTTATCTGGGCAGGCGGATTGCTGCTCTACATGCTGATCAATCTCAAGGGAGCTATCTTTTTCCTGAAGGAAGTCTTCATGGTTGATCCGGCGCGGGACATTATCTGGATGATCCGCAAGATGATCCTCATGACCGCAGGTCCCAAGCTGCTGGGAAAAAATTCCGAACTGCCCGACCAGGGCTACTACAACATGGGCCAGAAGGCATTCGCCCAAGCCTCTGTTGTGGGCGGAATCGTGATCGTCATCACCGGGATCATCATGTTCCTGTCCGACCGTACCCTCGGCCCGGAGCATATGGCTCTGGTCAGCTGGTCCATTACCCTGCATTACCTCGCTGTGGGGCTGGTTTTCGCAGGTCTGCTGGTTCACATCTACATGGCGGCAATTTCACCGGAAGAAAAGCCGGGATTCCGTTCCATGTTTACCGGGCATGTACCGGAAGATTATGCCAAGCATCACCACAAGCTCTGGTACGACAAGGTAAAAGATAACCCGTCGTCCGAGGTGTAA
- a CDS encoding leucine-rich repeat domain-containing protein, protein MPKTAHPYGNKVKFFINGTILYKILTAKICKQTSLTISSYELKEEPIFAPVQLPDLIGELSDLEELKIIGINLTSLPTSIGKLTKLKTLHLHKNLLSDLPPSFGKLSNLEELDIKNNLFTTLPEPICNLPQLKRLNLSNNPLTGLPDNITELQNLEELDLSMDVFQGNPPCGKKMPALEWIQLQDDKISSLRRLKTLCLDGHSISVK, encoded by the coding sequence ATGCCCAAAACTGCACACCCATATGGTAACAAGGTAAAATTCTTCATCAACGGAACTATTTTATATAAAATTTTAACCGCCAAAATATGCAAACAGACCTCGCTAACTATTTCCAGCTATGAGCTAAAGGAAGAACCAATTTTCGCCCCAGTACAATTACCGGACTTAATTGGTGAACTCAGCGATCTTGAAGAACTAAAAATTATTGGCATAAATTTAACGAGCCTCCCCACTTCAATCGGGAAACTGACCAAACTTAAAACACTGCATCTACACAAGAACTTATTATCAGACCTACCGCCTTCATTTGGGAAATTATCAAATCTTGAAGAGTTGGACATAAAAAACAATTTATTTACAACTCTTCCTGAGCCGATATGCAACCTGCCTCAATTGAAAAGACTTAACTTGAGTAACAATCCGCTCACAGGCCTACCTGACAACATCACGGAATTACAAAATCTAGAAGAATTGGACCTGAGTATGGACGTCTTCCAAGGGAATCCCCCATGCGGTAAAAAAATGCCAGCCCTAGAATGGATTCAACTACAGGATGATAAAATATCCTCTTTGAGAAGGTTGAAAACCCTGTGCTTAGATGGTCATTCCATTTCCGTTAAGTAA
- a CDS encoding type IV secretion system protein, translated as MELTPLATKVLTLTLSSLKHYMIEMHSMMLDFSGTATVLTALYIIYVCVQAMFGKMSGDRLKELAWSMLILVGIVSCCFNGSFYVQEIVFPYITWIINTSSWFASKGNVSNFIGIFNHLDNGFALVYNQLMNQIPDGNLMTNAGEYFRAWTAIVAFSLSYGLMYICFLVLIIMSLFVVYVLFVIGIVCIFLSAFKETRHIFWAWSKAIANYSMMMVFAAIVMSVAYQGVESSLNLYANVLVEQGVFNAEFAALIVWSLVCFGILMKVPDLSSALTGGIATASTGVGAVVSLAGAAALTSFARGGGSSSSFSSTIGAGVSGARESFNDILNSKWMRQAGE; from the coding sequence ATGGAACTGACACCACTTGCGACAAAGGTTTTAACCTTAACTCTTTCGTCTTTGAAGCATTACATGATTGAAATGCATTCAATGATGCTGGATTTTTCAGGCACGGCTACAGTCTTAACAGCTCTCTATATAATTTATGTCTGCGTTCAAGCAATGTTCGGCAAAATGTCTGGGGACAGATTGAAAGAACTTGCGTGGTCTATGCTGATATTGGTTGGTATTGTCTCGTGTTGTTTTAACGGATCTTTTTATGTTCAAGAGATTGTTTTCCCGTATATCACATGGATTATTAACACCTCTAGCTGGTTTGCCTCAAAAGGTAATGTTAGCAATTTTATAGGTATATTCAACCATTTGGATAATGGATTCGCTCTTGTTTACAACCAGTTAATGAACCAGATCCCAGACGGGAATTTAATGACAAATGCCGGAGAATATTTCCGGGCATGGACGGCAATTGTGGCATTCAGCTTAAGCTACGGGCTTATGTATATATGCTTTTTAGTGCTCATCATAATGTCATTGTTTGTCGTGTACGTGCTTTTTGTGATTGGAATTGTTTGTATATTTTTGTCTGCCTTCAAGGAGACAAGGCACATCTTCTGGGCTTGGTCGAAAGCAATTGCAAACTATTCAATGATGATGGTTTTCGCAGCAATCGTAATGAGCGTGGCCTACCAAGGCGTAGAATCATCTTTAAATCTTTACGCTAATGTCCTCGTTGAGCAGGGAGTTTTTAACGCTGAATTTGCGGCTTTAATTGTCTGGTCTCTCGTATGCTTTGGAATCCTGATGAAAGTTCCTGATCTGTCCTCTGCTTTAACTGGAGGAATCGCCACGGCATCAACTGGAGTCGGTGCCGTGGTTTCTCTCGCCGGAGCTGCCGCCCTCACTTCATTTGCCCGAGGTGGTGGATCTTCGTCTAGCTTCAGCTCAACAATAGGAGCCGGGGTATCTGGAGCCAGAGAAAGTTTTAATGATATATTAAATTCAAAGTGGATGAGACAAGCAGGAGAATAG
- a CDS encoding YkgJ family cysteine cluster protein, with translation MVDGLKHLQNGNGICIHLKGNLCSIYADRPSLCRYGSVREMYKDILTNNEFDELCELICNKLQKGNFDEVRSWATEEDSEAV, from the coding sequence GTGGTTGATGGTTTAAAACACTTGCAAAATGGTAATGGGATTTGCATTCACCTCAAAGGTAATTTGTGCTCAATTTATGCAGATAGACCTAGCCTGTGCCGATATGGATCTGTAAGAGAAATGTATAAAGATATTCTCACCAACAATGAATTTGATGAATTATGTGAATTAATTTGTAATAAATTACAAAAGGGAAATTTTGATGAAGTTAGATCATGGGCTACTGAAGAAGATTCAGAGGCAGTTTAA
- a CDS encoding rhodanese-like domain-containing protein yields the protein MRKMQFFKAVVLVLCVAFIAAPAMAKDVVPKSKMQDWMYKDMVDTDFVAKYAKMPKPEGVMIIDSRPYMGKHVLGYIPTSVSIPDSKFDKMIDKLPKDKNTLLIFYCQGLKCKLSHKSAKKAVKLGYTNVKVYPWGYPGWMKSGRYGSIGLEPIHDMMAKGEPYMLIDARPTKKFLAGSIPSAISIPDSKWGKRTGLLPADKRNTKLIYFCGGYKCKLSHKSAIRAMGIGYKDVHVAEAGYPGWKKLYGASGAVEVKSGGEEGSIDIAQFKKIVAENPGSILLIDVRDADEYAQGHIPSAVNMPVDMLEKKIKSLSADKPIVYLCTTGARSGEAYYMTLDMRPDIKEVYYLEAEVDFHKDGTYTIHTPKK from the coding sequence ATGAGGAAAATGCAGTTTTTCAAGGCAGTGGTACTGGTATTGTGTGTGGCGTTCATCGCCGCACCTGCCATGGCTAAGGATGTTGTTCCCAAGAGCAAGATGCAGGACTGGATGTACAAGGACATGGTCGATACCGACTTTGTTGCCAAGTACGCCAAGATGCCCAAACCTGAAGGCGTGATGATCATCGACTCCCGTCCTTACATGGGCAAGCACGTGCTCGGTTATATTCCCACTTCAGTTTCCATCCCGGATTCCAAGTTTGACAAGATGATCGACAAGCTGCCCAAGGACAAAAACACCCTGCTCATTTTTTATTGTCAGGGTCTGAAGTGCAAGCTGAGTCATAAGTCCGCCAAGAAGGCTGTGAAGCTCGGTTATACAAACGTCAAGGTATACCCTTGGGGCTACCCCGGTTGGATGAAGTCCGGCCGTTACGGTTCCATCGGTCTTGAGCCTATTCACGACATGATGGCTAAGGGCGAGCCTTACATGCTCATCGATGCTCGTCCGACCAAGAAGTTTCTGGCCGGTTCCATTCCTTCCGCAATCTCCATCCCCGACTCCAAGTGGGGCAAGCGCACCGGACTGCTGCCAGCTGACAAGCGCAACACCAAGCTCATCTACTTCTGCGGCGGTTACAAGTGCAAGCTGAGCCACAAGTCCGCAATCAGGGCCATGGGCATCGGTTATAAGGATGTACATGTTGCTGAAGCCGGATACCCCGGCTGGAAGAAACTTTACGGCGCATCCGGTGCTGTTGAAGTTAAGTCCGGTGGCGAAGAAGGCTCCATCGATATCGCGCAGTTCAAGAAGATTGTAGCTGAAAATCCCGGTTCCATTTTGCTCATCGATGTACGTGATGCGGATGAATACGCGCAGGGTCATATCCCCAGTGCAGTGAATATGCCTGTTGATATGCTGGAGAAGAAGATCAAGAGCCTCTCCGCAGACAAGCCTATCGTATATCTTTGTACTACCGGCGCACGCAGTGGTGAAGCTTACTACATGACTCTGGATATGCGTCCCGACATCAAGGAAGTTTATTACCTTGAAGCGGAAGTGGACTTCCACAAGGACGGTACCTACACCATCCATACTCCCAAGAAGTAA